A region from the Bacillus sp. (in: firmicutes) genome encodes:
- the treP gene encoding PTS system trehalose-specific EIIBC component: protein MSVNKESVRQIVDAIGGKDNIAAASHCVTRLRFALKDEGKVDKEKLESIDIVKGSFSTNGQFQVVIGQGLVDKVYNELVEQTGIARATKQDIKNETEKKLNPVQRIIKTLADIFIPILPAIVTAGLLMGINNILTGKDIFYDGQSFIEVHQNWADFASIINLIANTAFVFLPGLIGWSAVKKFGGSPLLGIVLGLMLVHPDLLNAWAYSSAKTEGTIPYWNIFGLEIQKVGYQGQVLPILVASYLLAKIEIFLNKRVHDTIKLLVVAPVALLVTGFASFLVIGPVTFWLGNLLTDGVVAIFDQFAALGGLIYGGLYAVLVVTGMHHTFLAVDIQLVTTAGGTFLWPMLALSNIAQGSAAFAMMFVEKGNEKLKGLSLTSAISAFLGITEPAMFGVNLRYRYPFISALIGSAIAGVLLSINHVKAFSIGVGGLPGFLSIIHEYWGVFFVGMAIVLIVPFTLTFIWAKVKGNKTA from the coding sequence ATGAGCGTCAATAAAGAAAGCGTTCGTCAAATTGTTGACGCAATTGGTGGTAAAGACAATATTGCCGCAGCTAGTCATTGCGTCACCCGTCTTCGTTTTGCTTTAAAAGACGAAGGAAAAGTCGATAAAGAAAAATTAGAGTCCATTGACATCGTGAAAGGTTCGTTCTCAACAAACGGACAATTCCAAGTCGTTATTGGACAAGGACTTGTTGACAAAGTATACAACGAACTTGTGGAACAAACAGGAATCGCACGAGCAACGAAACAAGACATTAAAAACGAAACAGAGAAAAAGCTTAATCCGGTTCAACGTATCATTAAAACATTAGCGGATATTTTCATTCCGATTTTGCCAGCAATCGTTACAGCCGGTCTATTAATGGGTATTAACAATATTCTTACCGGAAAAGACATTTTCTATGATGGCCAATCTTTTATTGAAGTGCATCAAAACTGGGCTGACTTCGCGAGCATTATTAACTTAATTGCGAATACAGCATTCGTCTTCTTACCGGGTCTTATTGGTTGGTCAGCCGTGAAAAAATTTGGAGGTAGCCCATTACTTGGTATCGTACTCGGACTTATGCTCGTACACCCTGACCTGCTAAACGCATGGGCGTACTCTTCCGCTAAGACAGAAGGTACGATTCCATACTGGAACATTTTCGGTTTAGAAATTCAAAAGGTTGGTTACCAAGGACAAGTGTTACCAATCCTAGTCGCATCCTATTTACTTGCAAAAATTGAAATCTTTTTAAACAAACGCGTACACGACACGATTAAATTGCTTGTTGTGGCTCCAGTCGCACTTCTTGTTACTGGTTTTGCATCATTCTTAGTTATCGGACCGGTTACCTTCTGGTTAGGAAACTTATTAACTGATGGCGTTGTTGCGATTTTCGATCAGTTCGCCGCACTTGGTGGACTCATTTACGGTGGTTTATACGCGGTACTCGTTGTCACAGGTATGCACCATACGTTCTTAGCGGTCGATATTCAATTAGTGACAACGGCTGGCGGTACGTTCTTATGGCCGATGCTCGCGTTATCTAACATCGCTCAAGGTTCGGCTGCCTTTGCAATGATGTTTGTAGAGAAAGGAAATGAAAAACTAAAAGGCCTGTCTTTAACATCAGCGATTTCCGCGTTTTTAGGAATTACCGAGCCAGCGATGTTCGGTGTGAACCTACGTTATCGCTACCCATTCATTAGCGCCCTCATCGGTTCTGCGATTGCCGGTGTGCTATTGTCTATCAATCATGTAAAGGCGTTCTCCATTGGTGTTGGAGGTTTACCAGGATTCTTATCCATTATTCACGAATACTGGGGCGTCTTCTTCGTCGGCATGGCGATTGTGTTAATTGTTCCATTTACGCTTACGTTTATTTGGGCAAAAGTAAAAGGAAACAAAACTGCATAA
- a CDS encoding flagellar protein FlgN, with protein MTITNIVENLQDLYELHNQLLELGIQKTEVIKKGQSDQLQEMMKHEQALLATIQKKENERQQLVQAFFHQHGVFDKEQTISNCLSFCREEERTRLSEKQQKLLQVIERLKERNELNQQLLYQSLQYVNISLHLLRPQPEQTTYSHPMKRNNNHSTSMFDSKA; from the coding sequence ATGACGATTACGAACATTGTTGAGAATTTACAAGATTTATATGAACTTCACAATCAGTTATTGGAGCTGGGCATTCAAAAAACAGAGGTTATTAAAAAGGGACAATCTGATCAGCTACAAGAGATGATGAAACATGAACAAGCCCTGTTAGCGACCATTCAAAAAAAAGAAAACGAACGCCAACAGCTTGTTCAAGCATTTTTCCATCAACATGGAGTATTTGACAAAGAGCAAACCATCTCCAATTGCCTCTCCTTCTGCCGTGAAGAAGAGCGAACACGATTGAGTGAAAAGCAGCAAAAGCTTCTTCAAGTGATCGAACGATTAAAAGAACGCAACGAACTTAATCAACAACTTTTATACCAATCCCTTCAGTACGTGAATATAAGTTTGCATTTGCTAAGGCCACAACCGGAACAAACAACGTATTCGCATCCGATGAAACGGAACAACAATCATTCTACATCGATGTTTGATTCGAAAGCATAA
- a CDS encoding ComF family protein: MGERCLICEGDLGTSFTWKDLFTFHREQICTNCQEKLEPIQGEVCQKCSRPKELVSSSYWKDEYCYDCVRWESDPTWQGVLEKNTSLFVYNDFLKDVIARWKFRGDYALASVFQPLITKKLKSISFDVLIPIPLSVERLYERGFNQAEALVSGLTIRNVLKRTHSEKQSKKSRAERMDYAPIFHLVSKETIASKRILLIDDIYTTGATLHYAAKLLRGHGAKSVSSLTLARG; encoded by the coding sequence ATGGGTGAGCGGTGTCTCATTTGTGAAGGAGACCTCGGCACGTCTTTTACATGGAAGGATTTATTTACGTTTCATCGAGAGCAGATTTGCACTAATTGTCAGGAAAAACTGGAACCAATCCAAGGTGAAGTATGTCAAAAATGTTCTCGACCAAAAGAATTAGTCTCATCCTCTTATTGGAAGGATGAGTACTGCTATGATTGCGTCCGGTGGGAATCAGACCCTACATGGCAAGGAGTATTGGAGAAAAACACGTCTCTTTTCGTCTACAACGATTTTTTAAAAGACGTCATCGCCCGCTGGAAGTTTCGCGGAGACTATGCTCTTGCCTCTGTTTTTCAACCATTGATTACTAAGAAACTTAAATCGATATCTTTTGATGTACTCATTCCGATTCCGCTAAGTGTCGAACGATTATACGAGCGTGGATTTAACCAAGCGGAAGCGTTAGTTTCTGGACTTACCATCAGAAATGTTTTGAAAAGGACGCATTCTGAAAAGCAATCGAAAAAATCACGGGCGGAGCGAATGGATTATGCTCCGATTTTTCATCTGGTGTCTAAAGAAACAATCGCGTCCAAACGTATCTTATTAATTGATGATATTTATACAACCGGGGCAACTCTCCATTATGCAGCCAAACTTCTTCGAGGCCATGGGGCAAAAAGTGTTTCCTCCCTCACGTTAGCTCGGGGATAA
- the treC gene encoding alpha,alpha-phosphotrehalase produces the protein MKQQPWWKKAVVYQIYPKSFNDTTGNGVGDLRGITEKLDYLKELGVDVIWLTPIYKSPQRDNGYDISDYYAIHEEYGTMEDFDELLDEAHKRGIKIIMDIVVNHTSTDHEWFQQAKSSKDNPYRDFYIWKDPKEDGSEPTNWQSKFGGSSWEYDEKTGQYYLHLFDVTQADLNWENEEVRKKVYEMMHFWLQKGVDGFRLDVINLISKDQRFLDDDGSVPPGDGRKFYTDGPRVHEFMHEMNQEVFSKYDMMTVGEMSSTTIDHCIKYTNPERQELNMTFNFHHLKVDYPNGDKWTIADFDFLKLKDILATWQVEMDKGGGWNALFWCNHDQPRIVSRYGDDEKYHKESAKMLATTIHMMKGTPYIYQGEEIGMTNPKFTSIDEYRDVESHNMYKILREQGKSEEEVLAILQQKSRDNSRTPVQWNSSKHGGFTTGTPWIDVAKNYQTINVEEALKDRDSVFYHYQKLIQLRKTYDIITDGTFELILKDHPDIFAYFRHGDNEKLLVVNNFYGKETVFELPNDYDVSDYQAEILLSNYKDSSLDFKRVNLRPYESIIYRLTK, from the coding sequence ATGAAACAACAACCTTGGTGGAAAAAAGCAGTTGTGTACCAAATTTATCCGAAAAGCTTTAACGATACAACCGGAAATGGTGTCGGTGATTTAAGAGGGATTACAGAAAAGTTAGATTACTTAAAAGAATTAGGCGTCGACGTGATCTGGCTCACACCGATTTACAAGTCTCCACAACGAGATAACGGCTATGATATCAGCGATTATTACGCGATTCATGAAGAATACGGAACGATGGAAGATTTTGACGAACTATTGGATGAAGCGCATAAGCGTGGCATTAAAATTATTATGGATATCGTGGTGAACCATACGTCAACGGATCACGAATGGTTCCAGCAAGCAAAATCGTCAAAAGATAATCCGTACCGCGATTTTTACATTTGGAAAGATCCGAAAGAAGACGGTTCTGAACCAACGAACTGGCAATCCAAATTCGGTGGTTCCTCTTGGGAATACGATGAAAAAACGGGACAATATTATTTACACTTATTTGACGTCACCCAAGCGGACTTAAACTGGGAAAACGAAGAAGTTCGTAAAAAAGTGTACGAGATGATGCACTTCTGGCTTCAAAAAGGTGTGGATGGCTTCCGTCTCGACGTCATTAACTTAATTTCAAAAGACCAACGTTTCCTTGATGACGACGGCTCAGTACCTCCTGGAGATGGCCGTAAATTTTACACGGACGGTCCTCGCGTTCACGAATTTATGCACGAAATGAACCAAGAAGTGTTTTCGAAATATGACATGATGACCGTTGGTGAAATGTCATCGACAACGATTGACCATTGCATTAAGTACACGAATCCAGAGCGTCAAGAGTTAAATATGACGTTTAACTTCCACCACTTAAAAGTCGATTATCCTAACGGTGACAAATGGACAATCGCTGATTTCGATTTCTTAAAACTGAAGGACATTTTAGCGACATGGCAAGTGGAAATGGATAAAGGCGGTGGCTGGAACGCTCTGTTCTGGTGCAACCATGACCAACCGCGCATTGTCTCTCGTTATGGTGACGATGAAAAGTATCACAAAGAATCTGCCAAAATGCTTGCTACAACGATTCATATGATGAAAGGAACCCCATACATTTACCAAGGGGAAGAAATCGGAATGACGAATCCAAAGTTTACGTCCATTGACGAGTATCGCGATGTCGAGTCGCATAACATGTATAAAATTTTACGCGAACAAGGAAAGAGCGAAGAAGAAGTGCTCGCTATCTTACAACAAAAATCGCGTGACAACTCACGCACACCGGTACAATGGAACAGTTCAAAACATGGAGGCTTTACAACAGGAACACCTTGGATTGACGTTGCGAAAAACTATCAAACAATTAACGTAGAAGAAGCGTTAAAAGACCGAGACTCCGTCTTCTATCATTATCAAAAACTCATCCAATTACGGAAAACGTATGACATCATTACGGATGGAACGTTCGAATTAATTTTAAAAGACCATCCAGACATTTTCGCGTACTTCCGTCACGGAGATAATGAAAAGCTACTCGTTGTCAACAACTTCTACGGTAAAGAAACAGTATTCGAACTACCAAACGACTACGACGTAAGCGACTATCAAGCAGAAATTTTACTTTCTAACTACAAAGACTCTTCTCTCGATTTTAAGCGCGTGAACTTACGTCCGTACGAATCCATTATTTATCGTTTAACGAAATAA
- a CDS encoding nuclear transport factor 2 family protein produces MVRKYIVPVLVGMTLLTACNNEGTEPSVKETDKAKTTLPAPPIEEADIPEEEKTALLAVFQQHIDAFNAEDVERYMDTISKKPLSFDYDEEKVYVQNVFDDYDITLNPQHVTIIEYTNNKASIFAEMHTVTKDDAGNEIEDVARQVTMFRKDDGEWKIVATFAMDAGENK; encoded by the coding sequence ATGGTTCGAAAATATATCGTGCCGGTTCTTGTTGGCATGACGCTGCTAACGGCATGTAATAATGAAGGAACGGAACCTTCCGTTAAAGAGACTGATAAAGCAAAAACGACGTTACCAGCCCCACCGATTGAAGAAGCTGATATTCCTGAAGAAGAGAAAACGGCTCTTTTAGCCGTATTTCAACAGCATATAGACGCCTTTAATGCCGAAGATGTAGAGCGATATATGGACACTATTTCGAAAAAGCCATTATCGTTCGATTATGACGAAGAGAAGGTGTATGTTCAAAACGTGTTTGACGACTATGATATTACACTCAATCCACAACACGTGACGATTATTGAGTATACGAACAATAAAGCCAGCATTTTTGCTGAAATGCATACGGTCACAAAAGACGATGCTGGAAACGAAATCGAAGACGTCGCCCGCCAAGTCACCATGTTTCGTAAAGACGACGGAGAGTGGAAAATTGTCGCGACATTTGCGATGGATGCGGGAGAGAATAAATAG
- the csrA gene encoding carbon storage regulator CsrA, protein MLVLSRKLNEAIQIGDDIEIKILSITNDQVKIGIKAPKHLEIYRKEIYIDIQKENAEASKEVNNLLSLLKQNNDKSR, encoded by the coding sequence ATGCTTGTCTTATCAAGAAAGCTAAATGAAGCGATTCAAATAGGGGATGACATTGAAATAAAAATTTTATCAATTACTAATGACCAAGTGAAAATCGGCATCAAAGCCCCCAAACATCTTGAAATTTATCGAAAAGAGATTTACATAGACATTCAAAAAGAAAACGCCGAAGCATCGAAAGAAGTGAATAATCTACTATCACTCTTAAAACAAAACAACGACAAATCTCGATAA
- a CDS encoding DegV family protein — MKIAIVTDSTAYIPKELREQLDIHMIPLNVIFGHEAYQEEVELTVDQFYEEVKAREDLPTTSQPAVGLFVELFEKLAQEYEAVISIHLSSGISGTYQGAVTAGQMVEGIQVYPFDSEISCMIQGFYALEAAVLAKQGKSPEDIMAHLDKIKSRSEAYFMVDDLSHLQRGGRLSSAQAIIGSLLQVKPLLHFENKKIVPFEKIRTRKKALKRIVELFDEVASKGEPLKACVIHGNREEEALAFKQELEEKYPHVEFYLSYFGPVIGTHLGEGAMGLGWVHSDTKYE, encoded by the coding sequence ATGAAAATAGCAATTGTCACGGATAGTACAGCTTACATTCCGAAAGAATTGCGTGAACAACTCGATATTCATATGATTCCGCTAAACGTCATATTTGGTCATGAAGCGTACCAGGAAGAAGTCGAACTTACGGTTGACCAATTTTATGAAGAAGTAAAGGCACGCGAAGATTTACCGACGACTTCCCAGCCGGCTGTAGGCTTGTTCGTCGAATTGTTTGAAAAACTCGCTCAAGAATACGAAGCGGTGATAAGTATTCATTTATCAAGCGGTATTAGCGGTACCTATCAAGGAGCTGTTACAGCTGGTCAAATGGTCGAAGGCATTCAAGTATACCCGTTCGACTCCGAAATTAGCTGTATGATTCAAGGATTTTATGCGCTTGAAGCGGCGGTTCTTGCCAAACAAGGAAAATCTCCTGAAGATATTATGGCTCATTTAGACAAAATTAAGTCACGTAGCGAGGCGTACTTTATGGTCGATGATTTATCTCATCTACAACGCGGCGGTCGTTTATCAAGCGCTCAAGCGATTATCGGAAGCTTGCTACAAGTAAAGCCACTCCTTCATTTTGAAAACAAAAAAATCGTTCCGTTTGAAAAAATTCGTACGCGTAAAAAAGCACTTAAACGTATTGTCGAATTGTTTGATGAAGTGGCTAGCAAAGGGGAGCCGCTTAAAGCGTGTGTCATTCACGGCAACCGTGAAGAAGAGGCGCTTGCCTTTAAACAGGAGCTTGAGGAAAAATATCCTCACGTTGAGTTTTATTTAAGTTATTTTGGTCCAGTCATCGGTACGCATCTCGGTGAAGGAGCCATGGGGCTCGGCTGGGTGCACTCTGATACAAAATATGAATAA
- the flgK gene encoding flagellar hook-associated protein FlgK, whose protein sequence is MKSTFFGLEIARRGLMTQQTALQTVSHNIANANTPGYSRQRVNFVQTEPYPAASLNRPQIPGQMGTGVEAGSIERVRDHFLDVQYRGENNKLGYWQTKQEALKKMEEIMNEPSESGLSQTMDLFWQSLQDLAVNPMNPGARSVVRQRGIAVAETFNYLSSSLNGVRQDLKNEIEVTEKQINSLLQQIHQINNQISDVEPHGYLPNDLYDERDRLLDELSQLVNIQVTYEKNDGNSKAIAEGKAIVKLVTDGMPGATLVDALGYNKVTINFSGSSNTVNEISVGSTVIRADDFTYSGKLRGLIDSYGFEDGSGNVKGIYPNMLAELDSLAYTFAVRFNEQHEDGKSPNVIDGTSTSVPPFFKDKENGTIDGTTPKEGFAGRMAIADEILTDLNNIANADASNPVHGDAQNIIKLANIIVSEKLNYGTYPSTFKDYYESVIGDMAVQSQEAVRLSSNSNVLREAVEQRRMSMSSVSLDEEMTNMIQFQHAYNAAARMITLQDELLDRIINGMGTVGR, encoded by the coding sequence ATGAAATCCACATTTTTTGGATTGGAAATCGCCCGCAGAGGGTTGATGACTCAACAAACCGCTTTACAAACGGTAAGCCACAATATTGCTAATGCCAATACACCGGGATATTCACGTCAACGAGTGAACTTTGTCCAAACGGAACCATATCCAGCGGCGTCGTTAAACCGACCGCAAATTCCTGGTCAGATGGGGACAGGGGTAGAGGCAGGTTCCATTGAACGTGTTCGGGATCACTTTTTAGACGTTCAATATCGTGGGGAAAATAATAAATTAGGCTATTGGCAAACGAAACAAGAAGCGTTAAAGAAAATGGAAGAAATTATGAATGAGCCTTCTGAATCCGGATTGTCCCAAACGATGGATTTATTTTGGCAGTCGTTGCAAGATTTGGCCGTAAACCCGATGAACCCAGGGGCTCGGTCGGTTGTCCGCCAACGGGGAATTGCCGTTGCTGAGACGTTTAATTATTTATCTTCTTCGTTAAACGGTGTACGCCAAGATTTAAAAAATGAAATTGAAGTAACAGAAAAACAAATTAACTCGTTGTTACAGCAAATTCACCAAATTAATAACCAAATTAGCGATGTCGAGCCACATGGGTATTTGCCCAATGACCTGTATGATGAACGAGATCGCCTTCTTGATGAGCTTTCGCAACTAGTGAATATCCAAGTAACCTATGAAAAAAATGATGGAAACTCGAAAGCCATTGCCGAAGGAAAAGCGATTGTTAAGCTCGTTACGGATGGAATGCCAGGAGCTACTCTTGTGGATGCCCTAGGTTACAACAAGGTAACTATAAATTTTAGCGGAAGTTCAAATACGGTAAACGAAATTTCGGTTGGAAGTACGGTGATTCGTGCGGACGATTTTACGTATAGTGGGAAATTAAGAGGCTTAATCGATTCGTATGGGTTTGAGGACGGAAGTGGAAATGTAAAAGGTATTTATCCGAACATGCTCGCTGAATTAGATAGTTTAGCATATACGTTTGCTGTTCGCTTTAATGAACAACATGAAGATGGAAAGTCTCCAAATGTGATCGACGGTACATCCACATCAGTCCCTCCATTTTTTAAAGACAAAGAAAATGGAACAATTGATGGAACAACGCCAAAAGAAGGATTTGCCGGACGAATGGCTATTGCGGATGAAATCTTAACTGATCTGAACAACATTGCGAACGCAGATGCATCGAATCCAGTACACGGAGATGCCCAAAATATTATAAAACTAGCCAATATTATCGTAAGTGAAAAATTAAATTACGGAACGTATCCTTCAACGTTTAAAGATTATTATGAATCCGTCATTGGCGATATGGCGGTGCAATCGCAAGAGGCGGTACGATTATCTTCTAATAGTAATGTATTACGCGAAGCAGTGGAACAACGCCGAATGTCGATGAGTTCGGTTTCTCTTGATGAAGAAATGACGAATATGATTCAGTTCCAGCATGCGTATAATGCAGCGGCTCGCATGATTACGTTACAAGACGAATTGCTCGACCGAATTATTAACGGCATGGGGACTGTAGGACGTTAA
- the fliW gene encoding flagellar assembly protein FliW gives MNIQTKYHGEMTINLTDIITFEQGIPGFPDENEFVFLPLPENDVFFIMQSVKSANLGFVVVNPFHFFKDYDFTLPDAVVSQLQLTSTNEVEVYVILTVQDPFTKTTANLQAPVIVNRNKQLGKQVILNDTNYRTKHLLFEAQLQGSKG, from the coding sequence ATGAACATTCAAACGAAGTATCACGGAGAAATGACCATTAATCTGACGGATATTATCACTTTTGAACAAGGAATTCCGGGATTTCCGGATGAAAATGAATTTGTCTTTTTACCGTTACCGGAGAATGATGTGTTTTTCATCATGCAATCCGTTAAAAGCGCTAACCTCGGATTTGTCGTTGTGAATCCCTTTCATTTTTTTAAAGACTACGATTTTACGTTACCGGATGCAGTAGTATCTCAACTTCAACTGACTTCAACGAACGAAGTAGAAGTGTATGTCATTTTGACCGTCCAAGATCCATTTACAAAAACGACGGCTAATCTTCAAGCCCCTGTCATTGTGAATCGTAATAAACAGCTAGGTAAGCAAGTGATATTAAACGACACGAACTATCGAACAAAACATCTATTGTTCGAAGCCCAACTTCAAGGGTCAAAGGGGTGA
- a CDS encoding DEAD/DEAH box helicase, translated as MKGIIKRNNKWVCGRCGNDDPFYITSFPCARCQETCTYCRRCIQMGRVSTCTPLVRWTGPDVTFQIDRDVLVWDGHLSPGQQMASDAVVEAVRTNSVLLVWAVCGAGKTEVVFQGISEALRQNKRVCIAIPRRDVVQELTPRLQRVFPNVKVVSLYGGSEERHTFSPLVVATTHQLYRFYEAFDCMIVDEVDAFPYSYVKTLQWAVQKARKPKSSLILLTATPTAQWQKECKIRKRRHVMIPARFHRHPLPVPQLQWCGNWKKQMAKGRIPSPILRWVNERLHQQKQAFLFFPDIDLMKQALPLFQRLNPNIEAVHADDPDRSEKVERMRKGEIPILLTTTILERGVTIPNLDVAVIGADHSIFTESALVQMAGRVGRSPQYPTGNVTFFHYGLTNEMVRAVRHIQRMNTEARKRGLIDG; from the coding sequence ATGAAAGGGATTATAAAAAGGAACAACAAATGGGTATGTGGGCGGTGTGGAAACGATGATCCGTTTTATATTACTTCGTTTCCGTGTGCGCGTTGTCAGGAAACATGCACGTATTGTCGTAGGTGCATTCAAATGGGACGGGTGTCTACGTGTACACCGCTTGTTCGCTGGACTGGGCCGGACGTAACGTTTCAAATAGACCGGGATGTGCTAGTATGGGACGGCCACTTGTCACCGGGGCAACAGATGGCTTCCGATGCGGTGGTGGAAGCAGTCCGAACTAACTCCGTCCTTCTCGTATGGGCAGTATGTGGAGCTGGAAAAACGGAAGTTGTGTTTCAAGGCATTTCCGAAGCCCTTCGACAAAACAAGCGAGTATGTATTGCGATTCCGAGACGCGATGTCGTCCAAGAGCTCACTCCTCGATTGCAGCGCGTATTTCCAAACGTAAAAGTCGTTTCCTTGTACGGGGGAAGTGAAGAACGACATACATTTTCTCCGCTAGTTGTCGCGACGACGCATCAACTGTATCGCTTTTACGAAGCGTTCGATTGTATGATCGTCGATGAAGTCGATGCGTTTCCATATAGCTATGTTAAAACGTTGCAATGGGCTGTTCAAAAAGCCCGGAAGCCAAAGTCCTCACTGATTTTATTAACCGCTACCCCAACGGCCCAATGGCAAAAAGAATGTAAGATTAGAAAAAGGCGGCATGTTATGATTCCGGCTCGATTCCATCGCCATCCTCTTCCGGTTCCTCAGCTTCAATGGTGTGGCAACTGGAAAAAACAAATGGCCAAAGGTCGTATCCCTTCCCCGATTCTCCGCTGGGTCAACGAACGACTTCACCAACAAAAGCAAGCCTTTCTCTTTTTCCCGGATATTGACTTAATGAAACAAGCGTTGCCACTTTTTCAGCGATTGAATCCAAATATTGAAGCAGTGCATGCGGACGATCCTGACCGCTCTGAAAAAGTCGAACGGATGCGAAAGGGCGAGATTCCGATTCTACTTACGACCACGATTTTAGAGAGGGGTGTCACGATTCCGAACCTCGATGTGGCCGTCATCGGTGCCGACCACTCCATTTTTACCGAAAGCGCCCTTGTCCAAATGGCTGGCCGCGTCGGTCGCAGTCCCCAATACCCAACCGGAAACGTAACCTTTTTTCATTATGGCTTAACGAACGAAATGGTCCGCGCCGTCCGTCACATTCAACGAATGAACACGGAAGCGAGAAAGCGGGGGTTAATCGATGGGTGA
- the flgM gene encoding flagellar biosynthesis anti-sigma factor FlgM — protein MKIHRFGPMGVNPYQRNFQPSAANVKKGSKVSDQVEISKAAKQMQQASQLINERQAKVNELKIQVQNGTYKVDTKAVAKSMVNFYSNGERS, from the coding sequence ATGAAAATCCATCGTTTCGGTCCCATGGGAGTAAACCCGTATCAACGGAACTTCCAGCCATCAGCAGCAAACGTTAAAAAAGGGTCGAAGGTAAGCGATCAAGTAGAAATTTCTAAGGCGGCTAAACAAATGCAGCAGGCGTCCCAACTCATCAACGAACGCCAAGCGAAAGTGAACGAGCTAAAAATTCAAGTACAGAACGGTACGTACAAAGTAGATACGAAAGCAGTGGCTAAAAGTATGGTGAACTTTTATTCGAATGGTGAGCGGTCATAG
- the flgL gene encoding flagellar hook-associated protein FlgL, whose translation MRVTQSMLTSNSLKHLSNSYERLGKLQDQLATGKKITRPSDDPVVAMKGMYYRSNLQEIEQYKRNLSELYLWMENSEAGIEQANSGLQRVRELVIQGSNGTLSPEDLQSIAKEIAQIKEDLISVANTKVSGRYIFHGTDVNNSPLKNLNPPQAADNITDPVQLAKINSYNIEVSRGVYLQANVNPANVFSQKLWDTVQGIQDALESGDQSNLNNLLSDLDDVMDTLSAERSELGARYNRLELVDDRLAQQEVVANRILSDNEDADIERVITDLKTQESVHRAALGVGARIIQPTLLDFLR comes from the coding sequence ATGCGTGTAACCCAAAGTATGTTAACTTCGAACTCATTAAAACACCTTTCCAACAGCTATGAACGCCTTGGAAAATTGCAGGACCAATTGGCGACTGGGAAAAAAATTACCCGTCCCTCTGATGATCCTGTCGTAGCAATGAAAGGGATGTATTATCGTTCGAACTTACAAGAGATTGAACAATATAAACGCAACCTTTCTGAGTTGTACTTGTGGATGGAAAACTCGGAAGCGGGGATTGAGCAAGCGAATAGCGGTTTACAACGGGTACGGGAGCTGGTGATCCAAGGTTCGAACGGAACGTTATCTCCTGAGGATTTACAATCGATTGCTAAAGAAATTGCCCAAATTAAAGAAGACTTAATAAGTGTGGCCAATACAAAAGTATCAGGAAGATATATTTTCCATGGAACAGATGTGAATAATTCACCACTAAAAAATCTTAATCCGCCGCAGGCAGCGGACAACATTACGGACCCTGTGCAACTGGCTAAAATTAATAGTTATAACATTGAAGTCTCAAGAGGCGTTTATTTACAAGCAAACGTCAATCCAGCAAACGTGTTTAGCCAGAAGCTTTGGGATACGGTACAAGGGATTCAAGATGCCCTTGAATCCGGAGACCAATCGAATTTAAATAACTTATTAAGTGACTTGGACGATGTCATGGACACGCTCTCGGCTGAACGTTCTGAACTTGGTGCCCGTTACAATCGATTGGAATTAGTGGATGACCGGTTAGCGCAACAAGAAGTGGTTGCTAACCGAATTTTGTCCGATAATGAGGATGCGGATATTGAACGGGTTATTACCGATTTAAAAACGCAAGAAAGTGTTCATCGTGCCGCACTTGGCGTAGGTGCCCGGATTATTCAACCGACATTATTAGACTTTTTACGTTAG